A stretch of DNA from Nocardioides sp. Arc9.136:
CTGGAAGATCCCGGCCGGCGAGATGACCGCAGTCGAGCCGCTGGCCTGGGAGGGTGAGGACTCGCCGTCCACCGGCAACGAGGGCGGCGGCCTGTGGGGCGTCTCGTCCCACATCAAGGGCAAGCAGCTGGAGAACACCCTGGAGTTCGCCCGCTTCGTGGCCACCGACCCGGCCTGGCAGGTCGAGCTCTCCACCGGCCTCCCGGCGTACGGGCCGGTCCAGGACGCCTGGGCCGAGAAGCAGGCGGAGGCGAAGTACTTCGCCGACAACGACACGACGTTCGAGGCCATGAAGGCGGCCATCAGCCACGTCAAGCCGGACCACGCCTACATGCTCTACAACACCGGCAGCGTCTGGACCGAGACGATCGCGCCCGCCCTCGTCGACGGCCAGCCGCTCGACGCCGCCTGGAGCGACTTCGGAACCGAGCTGCTGAACCAGGCCAAGGCCATGGGCTACACGGTCAAGTGACCTCACCCGGGCGGACCGGGGCGGCGGAGACCCCGCAGCCCCGGCCCGCCCGCCGGGCAGCGCCCGCACGACCACGCGAGGAGACCCCAGCATGACGACCGCGCTCACCGAGGAGCGGGCGGCCGGCGCCCCTGCGCCGACCCCACCGGCCAAGCGCCCACGCACCCGACGGGTGTCGCGGCCGAGCGAGACCCGGGGCGCCTGGACGCTCATGGCGCCGTACGTCGTGCTGCTGATGATCGGCGGCATCATCCCGGTCGGGTACGCCGTGAAGACCTCGCTCGAGCGCTCGCCCACGCCGCTCGACCCGACCACGGGCTTCGGGGGCGTCGACAGCTTCAAGACCGTCTTCACCGACTACCGGTTCCTCGACACCTTCACCAACGTCTTCGCCACGCTCGTGGTCTGGCTGCCGATCATGATGCTCGGCATCGTCGGCCTGGCCCTGCTGATCCACGCCAGCCCGGGCCGGTTCGGCTCGACGATGCGCTTCGTCTACTACATCCCCGGCGCGCTGGCCGGCATCGCGAACTTCGTCCTCTGGGTCTACCTGCTCAACCCCGCCCAGTCGCCGATCGAGGGCTTCTGGAACGCGCTGGGCATCGAGACGATCAAGCAGGCCGTGGCCACGCCCGGGCACCTGCCCTTCATCCTCACCGCGATGATGTTCTTCCAGGGCGTCGGCTCCTGGATCATCGTGGTCAACGGCGGCCTCAACGGCATCTCCGAGGAGACGCTGGAGGCGGCCAGCCTCGACGGCGCGAACGCCTGGCAGCTCGCCTGGCACGTCAAGCTCCCGATCATCAAGCCCTGGATCGGCTACGCCGCGCTGATGAACCTGGCCTACGGGTTCCAGCTGTTCCTCGAGCCGCAGTTGCTCGACCAGGTCTCCAGCAACGCGCTGCCCGACCAGTGGACGCCCACCCAGCTGGGCTACGCGTTCGCCTTCAGCAACTACAACTTCCCCGCCGCGGCCGCGATGTCGTTGATCCTCCTCGTGATCACCCTCGTGATCGGTCTCCTCATCGTCTTCCGCAGCGGTCTCTTCGGCGAGGAGGAGCACTGATGACGCAGGTCGCAGTCCGGCCCCCGGTGGACCGGCCCACCCGGAACGGCGGTCGCCCGCGCGGCGTCGAGACCTGGAGCGCCGGCCGGCTGGCCCGCGTGGTGACCATGCTGTTCGTCGCCGCGATCTTCGCGCTCCCGGTCCTCGGGTTCATCGCCATGGCGTTCCGCTCCAACGACGGGGTCGCCGCCGGCGACGGCGGCTTCCTCGGCCTGGGCGACGTGTCGCTGGACAACGCCCGCTACAGCTGGTCGCAGGTCAACGGCTTCGGTCCCGACGGCGGGCTCTTCACCCGCTGGATGCTCAACTCCCTGGTGGTGGCCGGCGGCGGTGCGGTCCTCGCCGTCCTGGCCGCGCTCCCGGCCGGCTACGCGATGGCCCGGCTGCGCTTCCGCCTGCGCCGCGCGGTCCTGCTGGTCACGCTCGTCACGATGGTCATGCCGAACACCGTGCTGGTCATCCCGCTCTTCCTCGAGGTCAACGCCGTGGGAGCGGTCGGGGAGCTGTGGCCGGTGGCGCTGATCATGGGCTTCTTCCCCTTCGGCGTGTACCTCTCCTACATCCACTTCATGACGACCATGCCGCGCGAGCTGGTCGAGGCCGCGCGCATCGACGGGCTCACCGAGACGGCGATCTTCTGGCGGATCGGCCTGCCGATCTCCAAGCAGGCGGCCGTCCTGGTCACGTTCTTCGCCTTCGTCGCCAACTGGACCAACTTCTTCCTGCCGCTCGCCCTGCTCTCCTCGGTCCAGGACAACCAGACGGTCTCCATCGGCCTGCAGCAGCTCATCGGCGCCAGCCCGCTGTTCAACCCCACCGTCGCGGCCGGCCTCGACGTCAAGCTCTACATGCCGCAGCTGGCCCTGGCCACCTTCATCTCCATGCTGCCGCTGCTCGCCGTCTTCCTCGGCGCGCAGAAGTTCCTGATCCGCGGGGAGACGGTCGGGGCGGTGAAGGGCTGATGGAGCCCAGCCGGCTGCCCGAGCTGGACCCCCACCCGGGCTACACCCTCGCGCTGCCCGACCACCCGCGACCGATCGTGGTCCTGGGCGCCGGCGGCATCGTGCGGGACGCCCACCTGCCGGCGTACGCCAAGGCCGGCTTCGACGTCGCCAGCATCACCGACCTCCGGCTCGAGCGGGCCGAGGAGCTCGCCGCGCAGCACGGCGTGCCGGCGACGTACGACGACGTCGCAGCCGCCGTCGCAGCCGCGCCGGCCGACGCGGTGTTCGACGTGGCCCTGCCGCCCGAGGCGCACGTCGAGGTGCTCGAGCAGCTCCCGGACGGCGCCGCCGTGCTCCTGCAGAAGCCGCTCGGCAACCACCTGCCCGACGGCGTGCGGACCCGCCAGGTCTGCCGCCGCAAGGGCCTGGTCGCCGCGGTCAACACCCAGCTGCGCTTCGCGCCGTACGTCGCGGCCGCGCGCGAGCTGGTCGCGGCCGGCACGATCGGCGAGCTCTACGACCTCGAGGTCCGGGTCTCGGTCAACACGCCGTGGGAGATGTTCCCCTACGTCCTCGACCTCGACCGGCTCGAGATCAACATGCACAGCGTCCACTACCTCGACCTGGTCCGCTCCTTCCTCGGCGACCCGACCGGCGTCTCGGCCGTCACCGTGCGCCACCCGGGGAAGTCGCACGCCAACAGCCGCTCGGACATCGCCCTGCACTACGGCGACCGGCCGGTGCGCGTGGTCGTCTCGACCAACCACGACCACCACTTCGGCGAGCGCCACGAGGAGTCGTTCGTGAAGTGGGAGGGCACGCGCGGAGCGGTCCGCGCGCAGCTCGGCCTGCTCCTGGACTACCCCCGCGGGGGCGAGGACCTGCTCGAGGTGGTCACCGACGACCGGCTCGACGAGGGCTGGCGGCCGGTGCCGTTCGAGGGCTCGTGGTTCCCCGACGCCTTCATCGGGTCCATGTCGGTCCTGCAGCGCCACCTCGAGGGGTCGATCCCCTCGCTGCCGACCTCGGTCGAGGACGTCTTCCGGACCATGGCCGTCGTCGAGGCGGCCTACCGGTCCGCCGCGGCCGGCGGCGAGCCGCCGCCGTACGACGCCTGACCGGCGGCCCCGCATCCGCACCCGCACCCGCTCCTGCACCAGACACCGCCCCTCCGGAAGGAACCCCTGATGAGAATCGCCCGCCTCGGGCCCCGTGGCGCCGAGACCCCGACCGTGGTCGTCGACGGCACCCACCTCGACCTCCGTCCCGTCCTCGGCGGCGGTGACGTCGACCGCGCCTTCCTCGCCGGCGGCGGGCTGGCGCGGATCGCCGAGGCGGTCGCCGCAGGCACCCTCGAGGAGCTCCCGGGCGCCGCGGACCTGCGCACCGGCGCACCGGTCGCGCGGCCCGGCAAGGTCGTGTGCATCGGCCTGAACTACCGCGACCACGCCGAGGAGACCGGCGCCGCGATCCCCGAGGAGCCGGTCGTCTTCATGAAGGACCCCTCCACCGTCGTCGGTCCCCACGACACCGTCCTCGTCCCGATCGGGTCCACCAAGACCGACTGGGAGGTCGAGCTCGGCGTCGTCATCGGCGCCCGGGCGCGCTACCTGGCCTCGCCCGACGACGCGCTCGCGCACGTCGCGGGGTACGTCGTCTCCCACGACGTCTCCGAGCGAGAGTTCCAGCTCGAGCGCGGCGGCCAGTGGGACAAGGGCAAGAGCTGCGAGACCTTCAACCCGCTCGGCCCGGTGCTCGTCACCGCCGACGAGGTCCCCGACCCGCAGGCGCTCCGGCTCTCCCTGGCCGTCAACGGCACCAAGCGGCAGGACGGCACCACGGCCGACATGGTCTTCGGCGTCGCGCACGTCATCTGGTACCTCAGCCAGTTCATGGTCCTCGAGCCCGGCGACGTCATCAACACCGGCACGCCGGCGGGCGTGGCGCTCGGCATCGAGGGCCAGCCGTTCCTGCGGGCCGGCGACGTGGTCGAGCTCGAGATCGAGGGGCTCGGCACGCAGCGCCAGGCCTTCGAGCAGGCGACCCGATGAGTGCGGACCCGACCCGGGAGTACGACGGGCTCGTCGCCGCCGTCACGGGTGGCGGCGCGGGGATCGGCCTGGCCGTCGTCGAGGAGCTCGCCGCCCGCGGGGCCCGCGTGGCGGCGCTCGACCTGGACACCTCCGAGGTGCCCGCGGGCGTCCTCGGCGTCACCTGCGACGTCACCGACCGCTCCTCGGTCGAGGCGGCCGTCGCCACGGTCGCCGAGCGCCTCGGCGGCCTCGACGTGCTGGTCAACAATGCCGGCATCAGCGCGGTGGGCACCGTGGAGGACCTCTCCGACGACGACTGGCACCGCGTCCTCGACGTCAACGTCGTGGGCGTCGCCCGGGTCTCGGCCGCGGCGCTGCCGCACCTGCGCCGCTCGGCGCACGCCGCGGTCGTCAACATGTGCTCGATCGGTGCCCTCAACGGGCTGCCGCAGCGGGCGCTCTACAACGCCTCCAAGGGAGCGGTGCTCTCGCTCACCTACGCCATGGCGACCGACCACGTGCACGACGGGATCCGCGTCAACTGCGTCTCGCCCGGCACGGTGCACACCGGCTTCGTCGACCGCATGCTGCAGCGCTTCCCCGACCCGGCCAAGGAGAAGGCGGCGCTCGACGCCCGCCAGGCGACCGGCCGGATGGTCACCCCCGAGGAGGTGGCCACCGCGGTGGCGTACCTCGCGAGCCCCCGGTCGGGCTCGACCACCGGCTCGGCGCTCGAGGTCGACGGCGGCGTGACCCACCTGCGGGCCCGACCCGTGCAGGTGACCTCGTGACCGGCGCGGAGGACGCCCTCGAGCTGCCGCTCGCGGGGATCACGGTCCTCGACTTCAGCCAGTTCCTCGCCGGCCCGGTGGCCGCGCTGCGCCTCGGGGACCTCGGCGCGCGGGTGATCAAGGTCGAGCGCCCCCAGGGCGGCGACCTGGGCCGCACGCTCGCCTTCGGCGGCCTGATGGCCGGTGACTCCTCGATGTCCTTCCACGCGATGAACCGTGGCAAGGAGAGCCTCGCCGCCGACCTCAAGGACCCTGCCGACCTCGCCCTGGTGCGCGACCTCGTCCGCGAGGCCGACGTGGTCATCCAGAACTTCCGCCCGGGCGTCATGGAGCGGATCGGCCTGGACTACGACTCCGTCCGCGAGCTCAACCCCACCGTCGTCTACGGCTCGGTGAGCGGGTACGGCGACAGCGGCCCGTTCAAGGACCGGCCCGGCCAGGACCTGCTCGCCCAGTCGATCGCCGGCCTGCCCTGGCTCAACGGCTCGGCCGACGACCCGCCGGTGCCTGTGGGGCTCGCGGTGGCCGACCACCTCGCCAGCTGCCACCTGGCCCAGGGCATCACCGCCCTGCTC
This window harbors:
- a CDS encoding carbohydrate ABC transporter permease; protein product: MTTALTEERAAGAPAPTPPAKRPRTRRVSRPSETRGAWTLMAPYVVLLMIGGIIPVGYAVKTSLERSPTPLDPTTGFGGVDSFKTVFTDYRFLDTFTNVFATLVVWLPIMMLGIVGLALLIHASPGRFGSTMRFVYYIPGALAGIANFVLWVYLLNPAQSPIEGFWNALGIETIKQAVATPGHLPFILTAMMFFQGVGSWIIVVNGGLNGISEETLEAASLDGANAWQLAWHVKLPIIKPWIGYAALMNLAYGFQLFLEPQLLDQVSSNALPDQWTPTQLGYAFAFSNYNFPAAAAMSLILLVITLVIGLLIVFRSGLFGEEEH
- a CDS encoding carbohydrate ABC transporter permease; protein product: MTQVAVRPPVDRPTRNGGRPRGVETWSAGRLARVVTMLFVAAIFALPVLGFIAMAFRSNDGVAAGDGGFLGLGDVSLDNARYSWSQVNGFGPDGGLFTRWMLNSLVVAGGGAVLAVLAALPAGYAMARLRFRLRRAVLLVTLVTMVMPNTVLVIPLFLEVNAVGAVGELWPVALIMGFFPFGVYLSYIHFMTTMPRELVEAARIDGLTETAIFWRIGLPISKQAAVLVTFFAFVANWTNFFLPLALLSSVQDNQTVSIGLQQLIGASPLFNPTVAAGLDVKLYMPQLALATFISMLPLLAVFLGAQKFLIRGETVGAVKG
- a CDS encoding Gfo/Idh/MocA family protein — encoded protein: MEPSRLPELDPHPGYTLALPDHPRPIVVLGAGGIVRDAHLPAYAKAGFDVASITDLRLERAEELAAQHGVPATYDDVAAAVAAAPADAVFDVALPPEAHVEVLEQLPDGAAVLLQKPLGNHLPDGVRTRQVCRRKGLVAAVNTQLRFAPYVAAARELVAAGTIGELYDLEVRVSVNTPWEMFPYVLDLDRLEINMHSVHYLDLVRSFLGDPTGVSAVTVRHPGKSHANSRSDIALHYGDRPVRVVVSTNHDHHFGERHEESFVKWEGTRGAVRAQLGLLLDYPRGGEDLLEVVTDDRLDEGWRPVPFEGSWFPDAFIGSMSVLQRHLEGSIPSLPTSVEDVFRTMAVVEAAYRSAAAGGEPPPYDA
- a CDS encoding fumarylacetoacetate hydrolase family protein codes for the protein MRIARLGPRGAETPTVVVDGTHLDLRPVLGGGDVDRAFLAGGGLARIAEAVAAGTLEELPGAADLRTGAPVARPGKVVCIGLNYRDHAEETGAAIPEEPVVFMKDPSTVVGPHDTVLVPIGSTKTDWEVELGVVIGARARYLASPDDALAHVAGYVVSHDVSEREFQLERGGQWDKGKSCETFNPLGPVLVTADEVPDPQALRLSLAVNGTKRQDGTTADMVFGVAHVIWYLSQFMVLEPGDVINTGTPAGVALGIEGQPFLRAGDVVELEIEGLGTQRQAFEQATR
- a CDS encoding SDR family NAD(P)-dependent oxidoreductase, with translation MSADPTREYDGLVAAVTGGGAGIGLAVVEELAARGARVAALDLDTSEVPAGVLGVTCDVTDRSSVEAAVATVAERLGGLDVLVNNAGISAVGTVEDLSDDDWHRVLDVNVVGVARVSAAALPHLRRSAHAAVVNMCSIGALNGLPQRALYNASKGAVLSLTYAMATDHVHDGIRVNCVSPGTVHTGFVDRMLQRFPDPAKEKAALDARQATGRMVTPEEVATAVAYLASPRSGSTTGSALEVDGGVTHLRARPVQVTS